The Malus sylvestris chromosome 12, drMalSylv7.2, whole genome shotgun sequence genome contains a region encoding:
- the LOC126592610 gene encoding putative homeobox-leucine zipper protein ATHB-51 isoform X1 codes for MDWNTNLRHHVSRPEPSFGFLYNYNCYDHHPPGMEMKHQAMISETSSQGGLVPGMMDRNNHQSSYGCSSQDKKKRLTSDQLESLERSFLEEIKLDPDRKMKLSRELGLQPRQIAVWFQNRRARWKAKQLEHLYDALKQEYDVVSKEKHKLQEEVMKLKTILRDEVARKQVSTGYTEISGEETVESTSVSIRSANKARGTNQHKIAEYNYLYNVEEYNPVSPPFWGNLPSYP; via the exons ATGGATTGGAATACCAATTTGAGACACCATGTTTCTCGACCAGAACCTTCCTTTGGCTTCCTCTACAACTATAACTGCTATGACCACCATCCTCCTG gaATGGAGATGAAGCATCAAGCAATGATATCTGAGACATCATCGCAAGGGGGCTTGGTTCCTGGAATGATGGATAGAAATAATCATCAGAGCAGTTATGGGTGCTCTAGTCAAGACAAAAAGAAGAGACTGACAAGCGATCAGTTAGAGTCACTGGAGAGGAGCTTTCTGGAGGAGATTAAGTTGGACCCTGACAGGAAGATGAAGCTTTCAAGGGAGCTCGGCCTGCAGCCTAGGCAGATTGCAGTTTGGTTCCAAAACCGAAGAGCCAGGTGGAAGGCTAAGCAGCTTGAGCACTTGTATGATGCTCTTAAACAAGAGTATGATGTTGTCTCCAAAGAGAAGCATAAGCTCCAAGAAGAG GTCATGAAGCTGAAGACAATCCTAAGAGATGAAGTTGCTAGGAAGCAAGTTTCCACCGGCTACACTGAAATCTCTGGTGAAGAGACAGTAGAAAGCACGTCGGTTTCTATTCGAAGCGCTAACAAGGCAAGAGGGACAAACCAACATAAGATTGCAGAGTACAATTATCTCTACAATGTTGAGGAATATAACCCAGTGTCACCACCTTTCTGGGGAAATCTGCCTTCTTATCCCTAA
- the LOC126592610 gene encoding putative homeobox-leucine zipper protein ATHB-51 isoform X2 has protein sequence MEMKHQAMISETSSQGGLVPGMMDRNNHQSSYGCSSQDKKKRLTSDQLESLERSFLEEIKLDPDRKMKLSRELGLQPRQIAVWFQNRRARWKAKQLEHLYDALKQEYDVVSKEKHKLQEEVMKLKTILRDEVARKQVSTGYTEISGEETVESTSVSIRSANKARGTNQHKIAEYNYLYNVEEYNPVSPPFWGNLPSYP, from the exons ATGGAGATGAAGCATCAAGCAATGATATCTGAGACATCATCGCAAGGGGGCTTGGTTCCTGGAATGATGGATAGAAATAATCATCAGAGCAGTTATGGGTGCTCTAGTCAAGACAAAAAGAAGAGACTGACAAGCGATCAGTTAGAGTCACTGGAGAGGAGCTTTCTGGAGGAGATTAAGTTGGACCCTGACAGGAAGATGAAGCTTTCAAGGGAGCTCGGCCTGCAGCCTAGGCAGATTGCAGTTTGGTTCCAAAACCGAAGAGCCAGGTGGAAGGCTAAGCAGCTTGAGCACTTGTATGATGCTCTTAAACAAGAGTATGATGTTGTCTCCAAAGAGAAGCATAAGCTCCAAGAAGAG GTCATGAAGCTGAAGACAATCCTAAGAGATGAAGTTGCTAGGAAGCAAGTTTCCACCGGCTACACTGAAATCTCTGGTGAAGAGACAGTAGAAAGCACGTCGGTTTCTATTCGAAGCGCTAACAAGGCAAGAGGGACAAACCAACATAAGATTGCAGAGTACAATTATCTCTACAATGTTGAGGAATATAACCCAGTGTCACCACCTTTCTGGGGAAATCTGCCTTCTTATCCCTAA